The proteins below are encoded in one region of Chitinophagales bacterium:
- the trxA gene encoding thioredoxin, translated as MAVAITTENFKELTSKENELVVADFWAEWCGPCKMIGPVIDELSQEFAGKATIGKVNVEEQGDLAVQFGVRNIPTILFIKNGEVVDKQVGAVPKAALVDLINKHI; from the coding sequence ATGGCAGTAGCAATAACAACAGAAAATTTTAAAGAACTAACAAGTAAAGAAAATGAGCTAGTAGTAGCTGATTTTTGGGCAGAGTGGTGTGGACCATGTAAGATGATAGGTCCTGTAATAGATGAACTTAGTCAAGAATTTGCAGGTAAAGCCACTATTGGCAAAGTCAATGTGGAAGAGCAAGGTGATTTAGCCGTGCAGTTCGGAGTTCGCAATATCCCTACAATACTTTTTATAAAAAATGGTGAAGTAGTTGATAAGCAAGTAGGGGCTGTGCCTAAAGCGGCATTAGTAGATTTAATAAATAAACATATCTGA
- a CDS encoding PorP/SprF family type IX secretion system membrane protein: MNKLKLVFFVLIGIFGVSIMHGQDLIYSQFNAMPLAVNPAFAGNNACNYRLSAIGRSQWTGVQNVSSYKSGTIAGDFNLNNVYNEQLNLWGMGLMASYDQAGVGSFTNFSVMANLAYHARFGMEGQNFLSFGMGLGLGNRGANIGKYTFASELDAFGRPIPNITSGESFNSNSIFYPEVNFGALVTLNPNENTNIYGGASIMHLLSPNISFTNNEYKLPMRVNFHAGANLYRGGFFILPTVYVQYQQHTNYNVGGYFGTTLAAGHETRNPIIGYLGLWYKSSDAIVPAARLDVGRMTIAFSYDLHIGGVSQNLSGVSSPELSINFYGCFNRSSKRTGCPSL, translated from the coding sequence ATGAATAAATTGAAATTAGTTTTTTTTGTATTAATAGGCATTTTTGGCGTTTCGATAATGCATGGTCAAGATCTCATCTACTCTCAGTTCAATGCCATGCCTTTAGCAGTGAATCCCGCATTTGCAGGCAATAATGCTTGTAACTACAGGTTGTCAGCTATAGGACGCAGTCAATGGACAGGTGTTCAGAATGTGAGTTCATATAAATCAGGTACCATAGCTGGAGATTTTAACCTCAATAATGTATACAATGAACAGCTTAATCTTTGGGGTATGGGTTTAATGGCGTCTTATGATCAAGCAGGGGTAGGATCCTTTACTAATTTTAGTGTAATGGCAAATCTCGCCTATCATGCTCGTTTCGGGATGGAAGGTCAAAATTTTCTATCTTTTGGCATGGGATTAGGGCTAGGAAATAGAGGAGCCAATATAGGTAAATATACCTTTGCTAGCGAATTAGATGCCTTTGGTAGGCCTATTCCTAATATTACTTCCGGTGAAAGTTTTAATTCTAATTCTATTTTCTATCCTGAGGTTAATTTCGGAGCTTTAGTAACCTTGAATCCCAATGAAAACACAAATATCTATGGTGGAGCATCCATTATGCATTTATTGAGCCCCAATATCTCATTTACAAATAATGAATATAAATTACCCATGCGAGTAAATTTTCACGCAGGGGCGAATCTTTATAGAGGAGGTTTTTTCATATTGCCTACGGTCTATGTACAATATCAGCAGCATACAAATTATAATGTCGGAGGTTACTTTGGAACAACACTTGCGGCTGGTCATGAGACAAGAAATCCTATCATTGGATATTTAGGACTTTGGTACAAAAGTAGTGATGCCATAGTCCCAGCTGCCAGATTAGACGTGGGAAGAATGACTATAGCATTTAGCTACGACCTTCATATAGGGGGGGTATCTCAAAATTTAAGTGGAGTTAGCTCACCTGAATTATCCATTAACTTTTACGGATGTTTTAATAGAAGCTCTAAGCGCACGGGTTGCCCTTCTCTTTAA